A genomic region of Notamacropus eugenii isolate mMacEug1 chromosome 3, mMacEug1.pri_v2, whole genome shotgun sequence contains the following coding sequences:
- the ATP5MF gene encoding ATP synthase subunit f, mitochondrial produces the protein MSSQPPLSTPLREQKLLDVKLQQLPAWIMKRDFSPSGIVKAFRRGYDAYFNKYIDVKKGGIGGVSMVLAAYVLLNYCAAYKELKHERRRKYH, from the exons ATGTCGTCCCAAC cacCACTTTCAACCCCACTTAGAGAACAGAAACTCTTAGATGTCAAGCTGCAGCAGCTACCAGCCTGGATAATGAAGCGGGATTTTTCCCCTAGTGGAATTGTCAAAGCTTTTCGTAGAG GTTATGATGCATATTTTAATAAGTACATCGATGTGAAAAAAGGCGGGATTGGTGGTGTTTCTATGGTGCTTGCTGCTTATGTCCTGCTCAATTATTGTGCGGCTTATAAGGAGCTTA AACATGAACGGAGACGAAAATACCACTGA